The genomic segment GATAGAAGCACAGAAAAAGGCTATTATCTTAGGTGACATGTTTGAATTGGGGGCTGAGTCTTTTGCGGAACACCGCAAACTTGTCGAGCAAGTAAAAACGGTAGATGCTGATCGCAAAATCTTTGTTGGGAAAGCATTTTTCGAGCACTGTCACGAAGGAGCTGAGTTCTATGAAACGACGGATCAGGCAAGGGCAGCATTGGAGACGAACCCCGTCAAAGGAGCTACCGTATTATTGAAAGCCTCCCGTGGTATGGCATTCGAAAATTTGATTGGTGTCTTATAGCTTATCCAGGCATCATGTGTAACCCTGTTTTGTCTCATTGCGCCTAGCCTAGCAGATGCATTAGTTTTGTCATATAAGCATTAAATGTTGACAAAAAAGAGCGAAATATTGGAATGAGGAAATGTGGCTCATTCGGAAAAATGTACCTTTGTGTTGTATAATGGAAAAAAGACGTTTTTTTTTGGAGATAGCCTACTTTGGACAAGCTTATCATGGGTGGCAGATTCAGAACAATGCTATTTCTGTACAGGAGGTTTTAAATAAAGCTTTGGAAATCCTGTTGCGCGAGCCTGTTGAGACGACGGGGGCAGGCCGAACAGATACAGGCGTACATGCGAAGCAGTTATATGCTCATTTTGACGCTGCTCCTATAGGTATATTAGCCGACCAAGATCGTTTTATCCATTCACTCAATGCTTTATTACCATTTGATGTCGCCGTAAAGCGACTGATCGAAGTTGCAGCCGATGCGCATGCGCGTTTTGACGCCACCCATAGATCATATGAATATCATTTGCATTTTCAAAAGGATCCTTTTCTGTACCCTTACTCATGCTTTATGCGGGATCGGCCAGATGTAGTCAAGATGAATGAGGCGGCTCAATTTTTGTTGGGTAAACAGGATTTTGAGTGTTTCAGTAAGTCGCATACGCAGGTGTTTACAAATATATGTGACATCCGTCGGGCTGAATGGGTGTGGCAGCAGGACGGGCGCCTACTTTTTTACATCACAGCTGACCGTTTCTTACGCAATATGGTAAGGGCCATTGTTGGGACATCACTGGAGATCGGGCTGAAAGGCCGGCCTGCTTCATTTATGCAGGAGGTGATTAAAAGCAAGGATCGGAAAAAGGCGGGGGTGTCTGTGCCCGCGCATGGATTATATTTAACAGAGGTTGCATATCCTTATATATAAAAATAACGTGAGTCAAGATAAAATAACTGGTAAAACCTACGATATAAATTTGTTGCGCCGTATGGGACGTTATATGCGCCCTTATCAAACGGCTTTTTGGGTTTCGGTCATCTTAACGATATTATTGGCTGCGGTGGCCCCGGCCCTGCCCATGCTAATCCAGCATACGTTGGACAACTATATCTTAAATTTTGATACCGAAGGGTTATCTTATATGTTGATTGCTATGTTGGCGCTCGTGATTATACAGACCTTGATCCGTTATTACCATACCTTAATGACCAATACCCTGGGACAATCCGTGATCCGTGATATCCGGATTCAGGTGTTTAATCATATTGTTCAACTGCGCTTGAAATATTTTGACCGTACTGCCTTGGGCAAGCTGATCACGCGGACCATCTCTGATCTGGAGACACTGTCCAATATCTTTTCGGAAGGATTGATCCAGATCATCGGCGATCTGTTGCAACTTGCAGTCATTCTGGGAGTCATGTTTTATTCTGACTGGAAGCTGACACTTATCGTGCTCATTCCGATGCCTTTGATGATCGCGGCAACCTATGTTTTTAAAGAAGCGATGAAGGCCGCATTTATCGATGTCCGGAAATGGGTGTCTAACTTGAATACCTTCTTGCAGGAGCATATTACGGGCATAGGCATTATCCAATATTTTGCTCGTGAGCGACAGGAAATGGACAAATTTAAGGAGATCAATGCACAGCACCGGAATGCACATATTCGTACCAACTGGTATTTTTCGATCTTCTTTCCCGTGCTGGAAATCATCATGGCGATTTCGCTGGGACTGCTGGTGTGGTTTGGCGCCAAACAGATCATGGGAGATGTGATTTCGCCGGGGGTTGTCGTCGCTTTTATTATGTATATCAATATGATCTTTAGGCCGATCCGTGAGCTTATTGATAAATTTAATACGCTTCAGATGGGGATGGTCAGTGCTGAGCGCATTTTCGAAGTATTGGATACAGACGAAATGACGCCGAATTTAGGGACATTGAAACCCGCGCATATCGAGGGTGAAATAGCATTTAAGCATGTGTGGTTTGCTTACAATGATGAGAACTGGGTGTTAAGAGATGTAAATTTTATCGTCAAGCCCGGTGAAACATTGGCTTTGGTAGGTGCCACAGGAGCGGGTAAATCCTCTACGATCAATATTTTAAGCCGGTTTTATGAAATCAATAAAGGTGAGATCCTGCTAGATGGCGTCAATATCCGTGACTACGATCTGGAGTACCTGCGGAATACGATTGCTACAGTACTGCAGGACGTATTCCTTTTCTCGGACAGCGTGGTCAACAACATCACTTTAGGCGATCCTTCCATCACACGCGAGCAAGTGATTGAGGCGGCGAAGGAGGTTGGCGCACATGACTTTATTATGCGGCTTCCGGGGGGATATGACTATGATGTCAAAGAAAGGGGCGCTACACTATCTGCCGGTCAGGCACAGTTGATATCCTTTATCCGCGCTTTGGTACACGACCCAAGAATTCTGATCCTCGACGAGGCGACTTCTTCCGTGGATACTGAAACTGAGGAGATGATACAGCGCGCAATAGACAACCTGATGCGCGGCAGAACTTCGATTGTTATCGCCCACCGCTTGTCCACGATTCAAAAAGCAGATAAGATTATTGTATTGGACAAAGGTGAGATCAAAGAAATCGGAACGCATCAGGAACTTTTGTCTTTTGACGGTTATTATAAAAAGCTGTACGATCTACAGTTCCATTCTGCCGGAATTTAAACGACGCTTTCCTTCGCAATTGTTTCCTCATCCTCAATCCGGGTATTGGCCTTGATTTCTGAACCGCGGCCGATAAGTACGTTTGCGCCGATGGAAACATTTGCGCCGATATTGACATAGTCCTCGATGATGGTATTGCTCTCGATGACGGCCGACCCCGCAATAATGCAGTGATCTCCGATCTGTACATCCGCAGCGATCGTTGCTCCGGGGAGAATGATACAACCTTCGCCAATTTCAGCCCTTTTGGATACATTGGCCCGAGGGTGGACCAGCGATTGAAATTTCCAGCTCGGGTTTTCTGATACGATTCTCTTCCGTAGCCCCGGATTTTTCACAGCGACAAAAAACACTTCATCAGCATATTTCGATTCGTGATGCAGCTGTACTGCGTAATCAAATACATCTTCAATCAACAGGGATTTATCAATGAGACCGCCAATTTGTATGTTGAGATCCTCGGCGACATCCACTGCCGTCTTGGCGTGGGCCGTAGCTCCGTATATGTATAGCATGATATCAAATTTTTGCAAAGATAGTGCATCGAAAAATAATTGCCTAGGGTTGTTAGCCAGTAAAAGCACAAAAAAAGAACTGTTTTCGATTACAACAAAATGGGGCTTTCAATTGTTGTATACGAGACGGTAGCCTCTGGTGTTATTTGTGGTTATGCGACTTCCTGATGTTTCGGCTATCTGCAATAGCTATAGTCTGGATTTCAGACGGAATGGATCCAATGTGCTGAAGTGCGGGATTTTGGGATTGGAATAAATTGTTTTAAATGGCAAGTATTTATATTGCATATAAAAAGCAATTTATCTATGTTTGTCGATATACAAAAATTTAAAATATGATTCAACGTATCCAAACTGTTTATTTGTTAGTGGCAGGATTAGTTATATTTGGCCTGTTTTTGTTCCCGTATGTAAACTATAGCGATCTTGTTGGACTGGGGAAGAACGTCAAAGTAACCGGTATTTACGGTGTTAGCGCTGGTCAGCCTGTGCATGAGGGCGGCTTTGGTTATATTTTACAGACCATTGTAACCGTTGTGCTCGGATTGTTGCCGCTATTTACAATATTTAAGTTTAGACAACGAAAAGTACAGATATTGCTGATCTGGATAGAGATGGTCGCGATCATCTTTTTTGGGATATGGTTGTATTCATCGGCTAGCACGCATCTTGCTACAGTAAGTCAATTTCTAGGTGCAGGGAATATTGGTGTAGGTTTTTTCTTGTTGCCTATTGCAATTATATTTTGTGCACTTGCGCTTGGGGGCGTTCGTAGAGATGAGAAACTGATCCGCTCTGCTGACCGCCTGCGTGCATAACAATATCCATTAACTTTTTAAGATACTGAAGCCACCATGGGGTGGCTTTTTAAATAGCAAATCTATGAGCAGTCTGTTGCGCCTGATGGCCGTCCTATTTTTTCTTTGTTTTATCGGTGAGGCAACGCGAGCCCAGTCGGCGGACTCGGTGTTGCTGGTGGATGATATCCAATTTGATTTAAAAGAGTATCATATAGATGAAAACAACAAAGAACTGGTGATTAATTTGTTTGCCATATCCTACAACCGGGATCCGAGGGAATTTAAGATGAATACTTTTTCGACACAGGTTATCGATCAAAAAAAGCAGGCTCATTTTTTCTCATCCATACAAATGGGCAATGTGCTGATAAAATTTGACGATCGGCAGAACTATTTACATTATCTGTTGGAAGAAGATAGGCCTGTTGATATACAAGTTGTGGTGAAAAACTGGAGGAAGACAGACAGGCCTGCCCATTTGAAGCTCGTTTTTGAGAGTAGTGAAGAAGAAGGAAAATTTTTGGAGGTGCCGATCTTGTTGGCGAAGTGAGCTGTTGTTGATGTCAAAAAAAAGCGCTGTTATTTTATATACAGCGCTTTTTTTTGATAAAGTCTTTGTGTTAGCGGTTGTACCTGATCTGCTGCTTGTCAAGCATACCCATCTGATCTTTCATCATTTTTATCTGATCAGCAAGCAGTTTATTTTTGTCAGCTTTTTTGGCTTCCTGAAGTAACTTTTCAGCTTCCCTTTTATTGCGTTTTGCCATGGCAACACCAGCCAGACTTAATTTCGCTAAAGCAATATTATGATCCATATGTAGCCCGAGTGCCAAAGCCTTCTTAAAATATTTTTCCGATTGCATCGGGGCGCGCTGCGACTCGATCAGTCCGATCAACATATTGTAATAGCCGTGCTGTTGCGGGATCAGCTGTTTTTCATAATTGGTGATTTTTCGTAACCATTTTTCGGCACTTGCCATATCTTGTTTGCGCATATACCATTGCGCAATAAGCATGTATTCGTGAAAAAATACAGTGACAAAACCAAGAATGGTGATCAGGATGCCCAATATTCCCCAGCCCCAGTTTCCCGTCCAAAAAAGAGCGATTGTGCCGATCAGCAATGCACTGCAAATGATAATTCTAACGAGATTTGACATAAATCGTTGTTTAAAAAATATTTGTGTTCAATTTAATTCTGCAAATATCCGTTAATTTCACCGTTTAAGCAACTTGTTGAAGTGGTTATTTTGTAAAATTATATTTTTCCCGGCGAGGGTCGGGGCTTTTAAATTTGCCATTATATGCAACTTTCTCTAAGTTTGGTTTATGGAAAAGCTATATGATGATTCGTGGGCGCCGGTATTGAAACCGTTATTCAGCCAGCCTTATATGAAACAATTGTCTGCCTTTGTACAGGAGGAGCGCAGGCGTACAAAAGTCTTCCCACCTGCGGGGTTAGTCATGAATGCTTTCAAATTGACTCCGTTGCCAGATGTCAAAGTTGTCATTCTGGGACAAGATCCTTACCATAATGATGGGCAGGCACATGGGCTGTCTTTTTCTGTGCCTGGAGGCATAGCTTTGCCGCCTTCCTTAAAAAATATTTTTAAAGAGCTGCAGGATGATATTGCCGGATTTACAGTGCCGCGCTCCGGGGATTTGAGTAGCTGGGCGAAGCAAGGGGTGCTGCTGCTGAACGCTACATTGACCGTGCAGGCGCATCTGGCTGGCTCACATCAAAAGAAAGGCTGGGAAATGTTTACGGATAGTATTATACATGCTATTTCTGAACGGTGTGAACACGTTGTTTTCTTGCTATGGGGCAGCTATGCACAGCAGAAAAGTGCACTTATTGACACGCGTAAGCACCTTGTTCTGAAATCGGTGCATCCGTCACCTCTTTCTGCTCATCGAGGTTTTTTTGGTAGCAAACACTTTTCGAAGGCCAATCAATATCTGAAGGAACATGGTAAAACGCCAATTGACTGGCGTTTGTCTTAAGCGTATTTGTCCATTGACGTGCTGCTGATTTCGCCTAGAGATAGCACGCGTACATGTTCCAGCCGGATGGTGATGCTGTTCTGCTCGAGGTGAGTAAATAAAAAATGGCTATCGTAACAGACGTGATAAGGGCTGTTAAAATCCATGGGCTGCGTGGGCCTTGCCAGTACAGTATATTCCAGATCTCCATGTATGGTATAACGTTGGACGATCGCTTGATTAGTGTCTACTGGCTCGATATAAAACCAGGCGCCCTCACCTACGCCGCCCAAGTACTGTGATCTGCAGGGAATAGCGGCGGGTCGGTCTTTTTGTACCATCCCGCCTATGGTAATGTCTTCGGGAAGCGTACTTGCGAGGCTTCGGCAGATATTGGTCTTTAGTTTTCTGAGCAGAAATGCGAGCGAAGAGAAGCGGTTCATTCGTAGACAGCATAGTCCTGCTGAATCCGAATAGCGGTAAATCGTTCTGTCCGGAGCGGCGTTGACCAAGTTGCTCATCGGACTTGCTTTGATCGTCTCGGGAAAGTTGATGCTGTGCCAGAAATGGAACTTTTTGGATGCATGCATCAGAAGCCGGGTGATAAACCTGGAGCAGTTATTGTTGTTTCTGGCCACTGCACCATAAGGGTAGGACCCCCGGCGCACCCAGCTATCCGCAAATGCTTTTGCCATACAAAAGTCTATTTCAGCAACTATGGCCAAATAGAGTTCTCCAGACCCTTGCATGGCATCCTTCATCGTCTCAAAATATTGAACAATTTCCAGTAGGTTTAGAATGCAGTCGCCGTTGATTTGAGCCCTGATACCAATAGCTAGTTTGGGGTCGGAGTCTTTCGAACGCGCTCTTCCCTGTCCTCTGGGAGAGATGTACCGCCCGAAGTCGTAGAATCTAAGTTTTCCAGAAGCCCGTTCGATCAATACAATGCCT from the Sphingobacterium thalpophilum genome contains:
- the truA gene encoding tRNA pseudouridine(38-40) synthase TruA codes for the protein MEKRRFFLEIAYFGQAYHGWQIQNNAISVQEVLNKALEILLREPVETTGAGRTDTGVHAKQLYAHFDAAPIGILADQDRFIHSLNALLPFDVAVKRLIEVAADAHARFDATHRSYEYHLHFQKDPFLYPYSCFMRDRPDVVKMNEAAQFLLGKQDFECFSKSHTQVFTNICDIRRAEWVWQQDGRLLFYITADRFLRNMVRAIVGTSLEIGLKGRPASFMQEVIKSKDRKKAGVSVPAHGLYLTEVAYPYI
- a CDS encoding ABC transporter ATP-binding protein; translation: MSQDKITGKTYDINLLRRMGRYMRPYQTAFWVSVILTILLAAVAPALPMLIQHTLDNYILNFDTEGLSYMLIAMLALVIIQTLIRYYHTLMTNTLGQSVIRDIRIQVFNHIVQLRLKYFDRTALGKLITRTISDLETLSNIFSEGLIQIIGDLLQLAVILGVMFYSDWKLTLIVLIPMPLMIAATYVFKEAMKAAFIDVRKWVSNLNTFLQEHITGIGIIQYFARERQEMDKFKEINAQHRNAHIRTNWYFSIFFPVLEIIMAISLGLLVWFGAKQIMGDVISPGVVVAFIMYINMIFRPIRELIDKFNTLQMGMVSAERIFEVLDTDEMTPNLGTLKPAHIEGEIAFKHVWFAYNDENWVLRDVNFIVKPGETLALVGATGAGKSSTINILSRFYEINKGEILLDGVNIRDYDLEYLRNTIATVLQDVFLFSDSVVNNITLGDPSITREQVIEAAKEVGAHDFIMRLPGGYDYDVKERGATLSAGQAQLISFIRALVHDPRILILDEATSSVDTETEEMIQRAIDNLMRGRTSIVIAHRLSTIQKADKIIVLDKGEIKEIGTHQELLSFDGYYKKLYDLQFHSAGI
- a CDS encoding PglD-related sugar-binding protein, whose product is MLYIYGATAHAKTAVDVAEDLNIQIGGLIDKSLLIEDVFDYAVQLHHESKYADEVFFVAVKNPGLRKRIVSENPSWKFQSLVHPRANVSKRAEIGEGCIILPGATIAADVQIGDHCIIAGSAVIESNTIIEDYVNIGANVSIGANVLIGRGSEIKANTRIEDEETIAKESVV
- a CDS encoding DUF4293 domain-containing protein, giving the protein MIQRIQTVYLLVAGLVIFGLFLFPYVNYSDLVGLGKNVKVTGIYGVSAGQPVHEGGFGYILQTIVTVVLGLLPLFTIFKFRQRKVQILLIWIEMVAIIFFGIWLYSSASTHLATVSQFLGAGNIGVGFFLLPIAIIFCALALGGVRRDEKLIRSADRLRA
- a CDS encoding tetratricopeptide repeat protein, with protein sequence MSNLVRIIICSALLIGTIALFWTGNWGWGILGILITILGFVTVFFHEYMLIAQWYMRKQDMASAEKWLRKITNYEKQLIPQQHGYYNMLIGLIESQRAPMQSEKYFKKALALGLHMDHNIALAKLSLAGVAMAKRNKREAEKLLQEAKKADKNKLLADQIKMMKDQMGMLDKQQIRYNR
- the ung gene encoding uracil-DNA glycosylase; protein product: MEKLYDDSWAPVLKPLFSQPYMKQLSAFVQEERRRTKVFPPAGLVMNAFKLTPLPDVKVVILGQDPYHNDGQAHGLSFSVPGGIALPPSLKNIFKELQDDIAGFTVPRSGDLSSWAKQGVLLLNATLTVQAHLAGSHQKKGWEMFTDSIIHAISERCEHVVFLLWGSYAQQKSALIDTRKHLVLKSVHPSPLSAHRGFFGSKHFSKANQYLKEHGKTPIDWRLS
- a CDS encoding DUF6695 family protein, whose protein sequence is MKTSSQYQDFALILAWPDATIRGDEVWMMFLKKLGLVKNLNFKVGHTGIVLIERASGKLRFYDFGRYISPRGQGRARSKDSDPKLAIGIRAQINGDCILNLLEIVQYFETMKDAMQGSGELYLAIVAEIDFCMAKAFADSWVRRGSYPYGAVARNNNNCSRFITRLLMHASKKFHFWHSINFPETIKASPMSNLVNAAPDRTIYRYSDSAGLCCLRMNRFSSLAFLLRKLKTNICRSLASTLPEDITIGGMVQKDRPAAIPCRSQYLGGVGEGAWFYIEPVDTNQAIVQRYTIHGDLEYTVLARPTQPMDFNSPYHVCYDSHFLFTHLEQNSITIRLEHVRVLSLGEISSTSMDKYA